In Streptococcus mitis, the DNA window CAAAATCTGTATGGCTGGCATTGACCGCATGGTAGATTACCTTGGAAAAGGTCTGGCAAATATTTGCTACGTTGCTAATCCTGAAGTGGTTATTCTCGGTGGCGGTATCATGGGACAAGAGGCTATCCTCAAACCAAAAATTCGCACAGCCTTAAAAGATGCCTTGGTACCAAGCCTAGCAGAAAAAACACGATTAGAATTTGCCCATCACCAAAACACAGCAGGAATGTTGGGAGCTTATTATCACTTTAAAACAAAACAATCCTAGTTTGGTTTAACCAAACTAGGATTTTCTAATCAAGTTCCCTTGACTTTCTTTATAATTGTGAGATAATAAAGAAAATATATAAAGGAATTATATAAAATGGCTATAGCGAATTCAAGTAAAGTTGTGACCTTCCAAGCTAATAGAGAATTAGTAAATGATGCCATGGAAGTGTTAAAAGAAAAAAATCTCTCTCTTTCTTCAGCACTAAGATTATTTTTAAAGAATGTTGCCGTAACAAATGAAGTAGATTTACTGAGTGAAGAGGAATTGGAGAAGGAGTATTTATTTAGGCAATTACAAGCAGAAGTTCAAGAAAGTTATGCTAAGATTGAGGCTGGAAATTACTTGACAGATGAGGATATCGTGACACGCTATGGATTATAAAAAATATAGGATTTTGTATTCTCCTAGAGTGATTGATAGTCTGGATAAAATATATCAGTATATAGCGGAGGAAATTGGTTCTGTAGAGGCTGCGAGACGAAAAGTAGCCAATATTAGAAAAGATATTAATCGTCTAGAAATTTTCCCCCAAGCTGGATTTGATGCCGATGAAAAATTTGGTAAGAAATTAGATCCTCACTATCAAACGCGAGGATTGACCTTGAGTAAGGATTACATCGTATTATATACAATTGTGGAGGATACTGTCAGACTTGCTTATTTACTCCCTTCAAAAAGTGATTATATGAAATTATTTAAGACTAAGTCAAGATACGACTAATTCATAGTTTAGAAGAGGTATGTTGGGTGCCTACTATCATTTTATACTCAATGAAAATCAAAGAGCAAACTAGGAAGTTAGCCGTAGGCAGTACTTGAGTACGACAAGGCGAAGCTGACGTGGTTTGAATTTGATTTTCGAAGAGTATTAAGACAAAACAATCCTAGTTTGGCTAGACCAAACTAGGATTTTCTTACACGTTTTTGTCTACGATAGCCGTTGAGTTTTTTATTTTCCCAATAGCTATTAAAGATTTTTTCCTTGCTTTCTCGATTGATTTCCAAAAAGTAGGCATAAATCAAATCGATAAAGAAGAGCATAGGAAGTTGAGCGGATATACGTTGGATATAAGAAGACTGGCTGTGACTAGCTACAAGAACAGTCTCTGTATAGGCCTGACTATCTTTATTGGGAACACTTGTAAAAAGTACAGTCTGTGCCCCCATCTCTTTCGCGTCTAATAGACTATCTAAAATAGAAGGAGTTGAGCCAGAAAGTGAAAAACCGAGTACGAGACAATTCTCATCCATAATACTGGTTGTCCAAGCAAAACCGTCTTGATCGGTCAAAGCCTCGCAGACCACACCTAGACGCATAAAGCGTAATTTCATTTCACGAGCTACGAGGCCAGAACTCCCTGTTCCGAAGAAGTAGACACGATCAGCATCTTCGATTAACTGGGCGATTCGTTCCAGTTGTTCTTCGTCAATCAAGTCCTGTGTTTGTTCCCGCATATTACTATAGCTTCTAAGAACTCGGTTGGTTAAAGGACTATGTTTGTGAGAATGAGTGCCCTGTTTCTTTGCTTGGTGCAGGTATTGGAAAATAAATTCTCGATAGCCTGTAAAACCACATTTTTTAGAAAAGCGGGTCAGAGCAGCTTGAGAGATATGTAATTTTTGAGTGACCTGCTGAGAAGATAAATCATCTGCAATGGTTTCAGCTTGCAAAAAATAGCGAGCGATTTCTTGCTCTAGGTCTGTCATTTCTTCGAAGTGAGAATCAATGAGGGTTGCTATATCTGGTTTGTCCATAGGGAAGGCTCCTTTAAATGAGTCATATTGGAAAAAGACTGAGTCATCGAACTTTTACATTTATTATATCATATAATGTAGGGATGGATAAATAAAATCGTATTTTCCTGTAAAATGGGAAAAGCTCCCTTCTTTTCCAAAATTTCTTCTTAAATTATGGTACAATGAAGAGTAAGATTTTAAATAGAAATGAGACTGATTTGTATGAGGAAATTTAACAGCCATTCGATTCCGATTCGGCTTAATTTATTGTTTTCAATCATCATTTTACTCTTTATGACCATTATTGGTCGCCTGCTTTATATGCAGGTTTTGAACAAGGGTTTTTATGAGACAAAACTAGCATCGGCTAGTAAAACAAAGGTGACTACTAGTTCAGCTCGGGGTGAAATTTATGATGCCAGTGGCAAGCCCTTGGTTGAAAATACTGTGAAACAAGTTGTTTCATTTACTCGTAACAACAAAATGACGGCTGCAGATTTAAAAGAAACAGCCAAGAAGCTGTTAGCCTATGTAGGAGTTACTTCTCCAACATTGACTGACCGACAGTTGGCGGACTATTATCTAGCAGATCAAGATGTCTATAAGAAAGTAGTGGAAAGCTTACCACGTGAGAAACGTCTTGATTCAGATGGCAATCGTCTATCCGAATCAGAACTCTATAACAATGCGGTCGATAGTGTCCAAACGAGTCAATTAAACTATACAGAGGATGATAAGAAAGAAATTTATCTTTTTAGCCAACTCAATGCAGTTGGAAATTTTGCGACAGGGACCATTGCGACAGACTCCTTAACAGATACTCAGATTGCCTTGATTGCTTCGGCCTCTAAGAATTTACCTGGTATCAGTATTTCTACTTCTTGGGATCGAAAGATTTTGGAAACTTCCCTTTCTTCTATAGTAGGGAGTGTATCCAGTGAAAAAGCCGGTCTCCCAGCGGAAGAAGCAGAAGCCTATCTTAAAAAGGGCTATTCTCTAAATGACCGTGTTGGAACCTCCTATTTGGAAAAGCAATATGAAGAGACCTTACAAGGAAAACGCTCGGTAAAAGAAATCCATCTGGATAAATATGGCAATATGGAAAGCGTGGACACAATTGAGGAAGGTAGTAAGGGAAACAATATCAAACTGACCATTGATTTGGCCTTCCAAGATAGCGTGGATGCTTTGCTGAAAAGTTATTTCAATTCCGAGCTAGGAAATGGTGGAGCCAAGTATTCTGAGGGTGTGTATGCAGTCGCCCTTAACCCCAAAACAGGTGCTGTTTTGTCTATGTCAGGACTCAAACATGACCTGAAAACGGGAGAGTTGACTCCTGATTCCTTGGGAACGGTAACCAATGTCTTTATCCCAGGTTCGGTTGTTAAGGCCGCTACCATCAGCTCAGGTTGGGAAAATGGTGTTTT includes these proteins:
- the pbp2b gene encoding penicillin-binding protein PBP2B produces the protein MRLICMRKFNSHSIPIRLNLLFSIIILLFMTIIGRLLYMQVLNKGFYETKLASASKTKVTTSSARGEIYDASGKPLVENTVKQVVSFTRNNKMTAADLKETAKKLLAYVGVTSPTLTDRQLADYYLADQDVYKKVVESLPREKRLDSDGNRLSESELYNNAVDSVQTSQLNYTEDDKKEIYLFSQLNAVGNFATGTIATDSLTDTQIALIASASKNLPGISISTSWDRKILETSLSSIVGSVSSEKAGLPAEEAEAYLKKGYSLNDRVGTSYLEKQYEETLQGKRSVKEIHLDKYGNMESVDTIEEGSKGNNIKLTIDLAFQDSVDALLKSYFNSELGNGGAKYSEGVYAVALNPKTGAVLSMSGLKHDLKTGELTPDSLGTVTNVFIPGSVVKAATISSGWENGVLSGNQTLTDQPIVFQGSAPIYSWYKLAYGSFPITAVEALEYSSNAYMVQTALGIMGQTYQPNMFVGTSNLETAMGKLRATFGEYGLGAATGIDLPDESTGFVPKEYSFANYITNAFGQFDNYTPMQLAQYVATIANDGVRVAPRIVEGIYGNNDKGGLGDLIQQLQPTEMNKVNISDSDMSILQQGFYQVAHGTSGLTTGRAFSNGAAVSISGKTGTAESYVADGQQATNTNAVAYAPSDNPQIAVAVVFPHNTNLSNGVGPSIARDIINLYNQHHPMN
- a CDS encoding type II toxin-antitoxin system RelE/ParE family toxin; translated protein: MDYKKYRILYSPRVIDSLDKIYQYIAEEIGSVEAARRKVANIRKDINRLEIFPQAGFDADEKFGKKLDPHYQTRGLTLSKDYIVLYTIVEDTVRLAYLLPSKSDYMKLFKTKSRYD
- a CDS encoding MurR/RpiR family transcriptional regulator, whose amino-acid sequence is MDKPDIATLIDSHFEEMTDLEQEIARYFLQAETIADDLSSQQVTQKLHISQAALTRFSKKCGFTGYREFIFQYLHQAKKQGTHSHKHSPLTNRVLRSYSNMREQTQDLIDEEQLERIAQLIEDADRVYFFGTGSSGLVAREMKLRFMRLGVVCEALTDQDGFAWTTSIMDENCLVLGFSLSGSTPSILDSLLDAKEMGAQTVLFTSVPNKDSQAYTETVLVASHSQSSYIQRISAQLPMLFFIDLIYAYFLEINRESKEKIFNSYWENKKLNGYRRQKRVRKS